In Janibacter cremeus, a genomic segment contains:
- the hflX gene encoding GTPase HflX, with the protein MSHVEPDLDPTIDRVLSRRADALADPTHDADGFVDGGFDGDQLDREERTALRRVAGLSTELEDITEVEYRQLRLERVVLAAVWTDGSVEVAENSLRELAALAETAGSEVLDGVLQHRQNPDPSTYLGSGKAAELREIVLAEGADTVICDTELAPSQRRALEDVVKVKVIDRTALILDIFAQHAKSREGKAQVELAQLQYLLPRLRGWGESMSRQAGGQAAGGLGMGSRGPGETKIELDRRRINSRIAKLKRDLAGMKTHRDTRRSRRISKAVPAVAIAGYTNAGKSTLLNRLTHAGVLVDNQLFATLDTTVRRAETVDGREYTLTDTVGFVRALPHQLVEAFRSTLEEVADADLLLHVVDGSHPDPEGQISAVRGVLADVDATDVKEVIVVNKADLADPEVVDRILRHEKYSIAVSARTGEGVPALLDLIAEELPKPDIDVEVLLPYSRGDLVSRLHDEAELITEEHIAQGTRVRAKVMPDLAAELAPFATTTA; encoded by the coding sequence ATGAGCCACGTCGAGCCGGATCTCGACCCGACGATCGATCGGGTCCTCTCCCGACGCGCCGACGCGCTCGCCGACCCCACCCATGACGCCGATGGCTTCGTCGACGGCGGCTTCGACGGCGACCAGCTCGACCGCGAGGAGCGGACCGCCCTTCGCCGGGTGGCCGGCCTCTCGACCGAACTCGAGGACATCACCGAGGTCGAGTACCGCCAGCTGCGTCTGGAACGGGTCGTCCTGGCCGCCGTGTGGACCGACGGGAGCGTCGAGGTCGCGGAGAACTCGCTGCGCGAGCTCGCCGCCCTCGCCGAGACCGCCGGCTCCGAGGTGCTCGACGGCGTCCTGCAGCACCGGCAGAACCCCGACCCGAGCACCTACCTCGGCTCGGGCAAGGCCGCCGAGCTGCGCGAGATCGTCCTCGCGGAGGGCGCCGACACGGTCATCTGCGACACCGAGCTCGCCCCGAGCCAGCGCCGGGCCCTCGAGGACGTCGTCAAGGTCAAGGTCATCGATCGGACGGCGCTGATCCTCGACATCTTCGCCCAGCACGCCAAGTCCCGGGAGGGCAAGGCGCAGGTCGAGCTCGCCCAGCTGCAGTACCTGCTGCCGCGCCTGCGTGGCTGGGGTGAGTCGATGTCCCGGCAGGCCGGCGGCCAGGCCGCCGGCGGACTCGGCATGGGTTCGCGCGGACCCGGTGAGACCAAGATCGAGCTCGACCGCCGTCGGATCAACTCCCGCATCGCCAAGCTCAAGCGCGACCTCGCGGGGATGAAGACCCACCGCGACACCCGCCGCTCCCGGCGGATCAGCAAGGCGGTACCCGCGGTGGCCATCGCCGGCTACACCAATGCCGGCAAGTCGACGCTGCTCAACCGGCTCACGCACGCCGGTGTGCTCGTCGACAACCAGCTCTTCGCCACCCTGGACACCACCGTGCGCCGCGCCGAGACCGTCGACGGGCGCGAGTACACGCTCACTGACACCGTCGGCTTCGTGCGTGCGCTGCCGCACCAGCTCGTCGAGGCCTTCCGCTCCACGCTCGAGGAGGTGGCCGACGCCGACCTGCTGCTGCACGTCGTCGACGGCTCCCACCCCGACCCGGAGGGGCAGATCTCTGCGGTCCGCGGCGTCCTGGCGGATGTCGACGCCACGGACGTCAAGGAGGTCATCGTCGTCAACAAGGCCGACCTGGCCGATCCGGAGGTCGTCGACCGGATCCTGCGTCACGAGAAGTACTCGATCGCCGTGTCGGCGCGCACCGGTGAGGGCGTGCCCGCGCTGCTCGACCTCATCGCCGAGGAGCTGCCCAAGCCGGACATCGACGTCGAGGTGCTCCTGCCATACTCCCGCGGTGACCTCGTCAGCCGACTCCACGACGAGGCGGAGCTCATCACCGAGGAGCACATCGCGCAGGGCACCCGGGTCCGCGCGAAGGTGATGCCCGACCTCGCCGCCGAGCTCGCCCCCTTCGCCACCACCACCGCCTGA
- a CDS encoding glycerol-3-phosphate dehydrogenase/oxidase gives MPVATPLDADQRAAAWRRIAQEDLDVLVVGGGVTGAGVALDAATRGLKVALVEQRDFASGTSSRSSKLFHGGVRYLEQLNFSLVREALQERELMLTRIAPHLVKPVSFLYPLSHPVWERPYVTAGLTLYDTMGGARSVPRTKQLTKGGVRRIAPGLKPSAHHGGLMYHDAQCDDARHTLTVVRTAAAYGATVLNSAKVTGLLHAGERVVGAKVLDVETGDEAEVRASVVINCTGVWTDDIQTMAGGRGRFHVRASKGVHLVVARDRINSETGLILRTESSVLFCIPWNTHWIIGTTDTDWNLSRAHPSATAADIDYLLDQINGVLLTPLTREDIQGVYAGLRPLLAGESEETSQLSREHAVARPQPGLISIAGGKYTTYRVMAADAVDAAREDLSAGVPDSVTEHIPLVGAEGYQALVNQLDTLSRRHDLPPWRITHLLDRYGSLAVDLFSLIDQDRSLATPLPGAEEYLTVEVVHAARNEATIHLHDLLTRRTRISIETTDRGVEAAQSAGRILARELGWDDDRTRSEIDHYLRRVQAEIDSQQMTEDERADAERTEATDIRTLAKG, from the coding sequence ATGCCCGTCGCCACCCCCTTGGACGCCGACCAGCGCGCAGCGGCCTGGCGTCGGATCGCGCAGGAGGACCTCGACGTCCTGGTGGTCGGTGGCGGCGTCACCGGCGCCGGGGTCGCCCTCGACGCGGCCACCCGGGGCCTGAAGGTGGCGCTGGTGGAGCAGCGCGACTTCGCCTCCGGGACCTCCTCGCGTTCGAGCAAGCTCTTCCACGGCGGGGTGCGTTACCTCGAGCAGCTGAACTTCTCTCTCGTGCGTGAGGCACTGCAGGAGCGCGAGCTGATGCTCACCCGGATCGCGCCCCACCTGGTCAAGCCGGTCTCCTTCCTCTACCCGCTCTCGCACCCGGTCTGGGAGCGTCCCTACGTCACCGCCGGGCTGACCCTCTACGACACGATGGGCGGCGCCCGGTCGGTCCCGCGCACCAAGCAGCTGACGAAGGGGGGAGTGCGCCGCATCGCGCCCGGCCTGAAACCCTCCGCGCACCACGGCGGGCTGATGTACCACGACGCGCAGTGCGACGACGCCCGCCACACGTTGACCGTGGTCCGCACGGCAGCGGCCTACGGCGCGACCGTCCTGAACTCCGCGAAGGTCACCGGCCTGCTCCACGCGGGCGAGCGGGTGGTCGGCGCGAAGGTCCTCGACGTGGAGACCGGGGACGAGGCCGAGGTCCGCGCGTCCGTCGTCATCAACTGCACCGGCGTGTGGACCGACGACATCCAGACGATGGCCGGCGGTCGTGGCCGCTTCCACGTCCGGGCGAGCAAGGGGGTGCACCTCGTCGTCGCCCGTGACCGGATCAACTCCGAGACCGGGCTGATCCTGCGCACCGAGTCCTCCGTCCTCTTCTGCATCCCGTGGAACACCCACTGGATCATCGGTACCACCGACACCGACTGGAATCTCTCCAGGGCCCACCCCTCCGCGACCGCCGCGGACATCGACTACCTGCTCGACCAGATCAACGGCGTCCTGCTCACGCCGCTGACCCGCGAGGACATCCAGGGCGTCTACGCCGGGCTGCGGCCGCTGCTCGCGGGGGAGAGCGAGGAGACCTCGCAGCTGAGCCGCGAGCACGCCGTGGCCCGTCCACAGCCGGGGCTGATCTCCATCGCCGGCGGCAAGTACACGACCTACAGGGTGATGGCCGCCGATGCCGTCGACGCCGCCCGTGAGGACCTGTCCGCCGGCGTCCCCGACAGCGTCACCGAGCACATCCCGTTGGTGGGCGCCGAGGGCTACCAGGCGCTGGTCAACCAGCTCGACACCCTCAGCCGTCGCCATGACCTGCCGCCGTGGCGCATCACCCACCTGCTCGACCGGTACGGGTCGCTGGCCGTCGACCTCTTCTCGCTCATTGACCAGGACCGCTCCCTCGCCACGCCCCTGCCCGGCGCCGAGGAGTACCTCACGGTCGAGGTCGTCCACGCCGCCCGCAACGAAGCCACGATCCACCTCCACGACCTGCTCACCCGCCGCACCCGCATCTCCATCGAGACGACGGACCGGGGTGTGGAGGCCGCACAGTCGGCCGGTCGGATTCTGGCCCGCGAGCTCGGCTGGGACGACGATCGCACCCGCTCCGAGATCGACCACTACCTGCGACGCGTGCAGGCCGAGATCGACAGCCAGCAGATGACCGAGGACGAGCGGGCGGACGCGGAGCGCACCGAGGCGACGGACATCCGGACCCTGGCGAAGGGGTGA
- a CDS encoding pyridoxamine 5'-phosphate oxidase family protein: MSPARSARDRLASIRSLTGTPPALDTATLPADPVELFLTWLDEAVTAGAPEPRAMTLSTVDGDGLPDSRVLILKDVSEQGWTFASTASSRKGLQLADSPAAALGFWWQPVMRAVRVRGEVVEAPREEAEADLAARGPDARAAVAPGDWRLWHLRPARVEHWQGSPDRRHTRVVDVRGGQGWVREVTVGSE; the protein is encoded by the coding sequence GTGAGCCCGGCTCGATCCGCCCGCGACCGGCTGGCGTCGATCCGGTCCCTGACGGGAACGCCGCCGGCGTTGGATACCGCGACCTTGCCGGCGGACCCGGTGGAGCTCTTCCTCACCTGGCTCGACGAAGCCGTGACCGCGGGTGCGCCGGAGCCGCGTGCGATGACGCTGTCCACGGTGGACGGCGACGGGTTGCCCGATTCTCGGGTGCTCATCCTCAAGGACGTCTCGGAGCAAGGGTGGACCTTCGCCAGCACGGCCTCCAGCCGCAAGGGCCTGCAGCTCGCCGACTCACCAGCGGCCGCGCTCGGCTTCTGGTGGCAGCCGGTCATGCGTGCAGTCCGCGTCCGGGGTGAGGTGGTCGAGGCCCCACGCGAGGAAGCCGAGGCGGACCTGGCCGCGCGCGGTCCGGACGCCCGCGCAGCCGTCGCGCCGGGGGATTGGCGACTGTGGCACCTGCGGCCAGCCCGTGTCGAGCACTGGCAGGGGTCGCCCGACCGTCGTCACACCCGAGTCGTCGACGTCCGCGGCGGCCAGGGCTGGGTGCGCGAGGTCACAGTCGGCTCGGAGTAA
- a CDS encoding LysR family transcriptional regulator ArgP, translated as MQIDQLRALLAVVDHGTFDAAARALHVTPSAVSQRIKALERDTGRVLVERATPCRATTAGEALMRAARQMVVLEEDARAAMGEGGGAAVDLPVAVNADSLATWFEPVLRVAAAWDDVRLQLEVEDEEYSADHLRRGSVVGAITADPTPVAGCRTEPLGAMRYLPVASPLLAQRFIRGRRVDWASMPVLRFNAKDELQRGVLRTLGVTTDPPCSQVPSSEGFVAAVRAGLGWAMVPEAQLADDLETGALVLLRRRAHRDVPLYWQVWTLATPRMTRLGETVHDAARRLRPARRGAVPPPVVAAD; from the coding sequence ATGCAGATCGATCAGCTGCGCGCCCTCCTGGCCGTTGTCGACCACGGCACCTTCGACGCCGCGGCCCGTGCCCTCCACGTCACTCCGTCCGCGGTGAGCCAGCGCATCAAGGCACTGGAGCGCGACACTGGGCGGGTTCTCGTCGAGCGCGCGACGCCCTGCCGCGCCACGACCGCGGGTGAGGCGTTGATGCGAGCTGCCCGTCAGATGGTCGTCCTCGAGGAGGACGCCCGCGCGGCGATGGGCGAAGGGGGTGGCGCCGCCGTCGACCTTCCGGTCGCAGTCAACGCGGACTCCCTCGCGACGTGGTTCGAGCCGGTCCTGCGGGTCGCCGCGGCCTGGGACGACGTCCGGCTCCAGCTGGAGGTCGAGGACGAGGAGTACAGCGCCGACCACCTGCGCCGGGGGTCGGTCGTCGGGGCCATCACAGCCGACCCGACCCCGGTGGCCGGCTGCCGCACCGAGCCCCTCGGCGCGATGCGTTACCTGCCCGTCGCCTCGCCCCTGCTGGCGCAGCGGTTCATCCGGGGAAGAAGAGTCGACTGGGCCTCGATGCCGGTGCTGCGCTTCAACGCCAAGGACGAGCTGCAGCGGGGTGTCCTGCGCACCCTCGGCGTCACCACCGACCCGCCGTGCTCGCAGGTTCCTTCCTCCGAGGGTTTCGTGGCGGCAGTGCGCGCCGGGCTCGGCTGGGCGATGGTCCCGGAGGCACAACTGGCTGATGACCTCGAGACCGGTGCGCTCGTCCTGCTGCGCCGGCGCGCCCATCGGGACGTGCCCTTGTACTGGCAGGTGTGGACCCTCGCGACCCCGCGGATGACCCGCCTGGGGGAGACCGTCCACGACGCCGCCCGACGCCTGCGACCCGCCCGACGGGGGGCTGTTCCACCACCAGTGGTTGCGGCGGACTAG
- a CDS encoding DEAD/DEAH box helicase produces the protein MTSTHTAPEHLSIPTGTDADDVFERFTQWSGDRGLTLYPHQEEALLALLGDDHVVLATPTGSGKSLVATGAIAHALAQDQVAFYTAPIKALVSEKFFDLCATFGADNVGMLTGDASVNADAPIIVCTAEVLANLALREGSTADVGLVVMDEFHYYAEPERGWAWQVPLLELPQAQMLLMSATLGDTRAIEEDLAERTGRGVVVVNDAERPVPLTFSWAMTPLQETIEEIIDWRRAPVYVVHQTQAKASEHARLLQTLKLLSKDEKEAIADRLATFRFSAGFGRTLSAMLRRGVGVHHAGMLPRYRRLVEQMAQAGLLKVICGTDTLGVGINVPIRTVLFTSLTKFDGTRHRVLRVREFLQIAGRAGRAGYDTQGYVVVQAPEHVIDNHRALAKAGDDEKKRKKVQRKKAPEGFVVWTEDTFTKLTTAQPETLRSRMKVDNAMILNVVARPGDAVAALSRLTRDNHEEAKGRARLARRAIRLGRSLLDSGVLERLAEPDGTGRTVDLTLDLPKDFALNQPLAPFALAALDLLDPDDPGRALDVVSTIESVLEAPRAILMAQQHAARGEAIGEMKADGIEYDERMRLLDEITWPQPLAEELAAAFETYRQTHPWLPEEALVPKSVVRLMWQEGMSFADFVRRFELGPREGLVLRYLTDAYRTLTRTVPEAHSSPELEEIIEWLGETVRQTDSSLLDEWEALANPDEHTAGLVSHEEAAPPPRPLSARRGPFRAMVRGAMWQRVDQASRDDLSALAGIESAAAGLADDGRTPVMRYEDWDVALGDYWDEHDRIATDQDARGPHHLHIEEETGPPPGVDDTKDPQDVRLWFVRQTLADPAGDHDWVIEATVDLDASDRVGEAVVLATALRRL, from the coding sequence ATGACGTCGACACACACAGCCCCCGAGCACCTGTCCATCCCGACCGGGACGGACGCCGATGACGTCTTCGAGCGCTTCACGCAGTGGTCAGGCGATCGCGGGCTGACTCTCTACCCTCACCAGGAGGAGGCACTGCTCGCGCTCCTGGGGGACGACCACGTCGTGCTGGCGACGCCCACCGGCTCGGGCAAGTCACTCGTGGCCACCGGTGCCATCGCGCACGCGCTCGCCCAGGACCAGGTCGCCTTCTACACCGCACCGATCAAGGCCCTGGTCAGCGAGAAGTTCTTCGACCTGTGTGCCACCTTCGGCGCCGACAACGTCGGCATGCTCACCGGGGACGCCTCGGTCAACGCCGACGCCCCGATCATCGTGTGCACCGCAGAGGTGCTGGCCAACCTCGCCCTGCGCGAGGGCAGCACGGCCGATGTCGGGCTCGTGGTCATGGACGAGTTCCACTACTACGCAGAGCCCGAGCGTGGCTGGGCGTGGCAGGTACCGCTGCTGGAGCTGCCGCAGGCGCAGATGTTGCTGATGTCGGCCACGCTCGGCGACACCCGCGCCATCGAGGAGGACCTGGCCGAGCGCACCGGCCGCGGCGTGGTCGTGGTCAACGACGCCGAGCGTCCTGTGCCGCTGACCTTCTCGTGGGCGATGACGCCGCTGCAGGAGACGATCGAGGAGATCATCGACTGGCGCCGGGCGCCGGTCTACGTCGTCCACCAGACCCAGGCGAAAGCCTCGGAGCACGCCCGGCTCCTCCAGACGCTCAAGCTGCTCAGCAAGGACGAGAAGGAGGCCATCGCCGACCGCCTTGCGACCTTCCGCTTCTCGGCCGGCTTCGGCCGCACCCTCTCGGCCATGCTGCGCCGCGGGGTCGGTGTGCACCACGCGGGGATGCTGCCGCGCTACCGGCGGCTCGTCGAGCAGATGGCCCAGGCGGGACTGCTGAAGGTCATCTGCGGCACCGACACCCTCGGCGTCGGCATCAACGTGCCGATCCGCACCGTGCTGTTCACCTCGCTGACGAAGTTCGACGGCACCCGCCACCGCGTGCTGCGCGTGCGCGAGTTCCTCCAGATCGCCGGGCGCGCCGGTCGTGCGGGGTACGACACCCAGGGCTACGTCGTCGTCCAGGCACCCGAGCACGTCATCGACAACCACCGCGCCCTCGCCAAGGCCGGGGACGACGAGAAGAAGCGCAAGAAGGTCCAGCGCAAGAAGGCGCCGGAGGGCTTCGTCGTGTGGACCGAGGACACCTTCACCAAGCTGACGACGGCACAGCCGGAGACGCTGCGCTCGCGAATGAAGGTCGACAACGCGATGATCCTCAACGTCGTCGCCCGTCCCGGCGACGCGGTCGCGGCCCTCTCCCGCCTCACCAGGGACAACCACGAGGAGGCGAAGGGGAGGGCTCGCCTCGCCCGTCGCGCCATCCGTCTGGGGCGCAGCCTCCTCGACTCCGGTGTGCTCGAGCGCCTGGCCGAGCCGGACGGGACGGGTCGCACGGTGGACCTGACGCTCGACCTGCCGAAGGACTTCGCGCTCAACCAGCCTCTCGCCCCCTTCGCCCTGGCCGCTCTGGACCTGCTCGACCCGGACGACCCGGGACGCGCCCTGGACGTCGTCTCGACGATCGAGTCGGTCCTGGAGGCACCACGGGCGATCCTCATGGCCCAGCAGCACGCGGCCCGCGGTGAGGCGATCGGGGAGATGAAGGCCGACGGCATCGAGTACGACGAACGGATGCGCCTGCTCGACGAGATCACCTGGCCGCAACCGCTCGCGGAGGAGCTCGCGGCCGCCTTCGAGACCTACCGGCAGACTCACCCCTGGCTGCCGGAGGAGGCTCTGGTCCCCAAGTCGGTCGTGCGGCTGATGTGGCAGGAGGGCATGTCCTTCGCGGACTTCGTGCGCCGATTCGAGCTCGGCCCGCGCGAGGGACTCGTGCTGCGCTACCTCACCGACGCCTACCGGACCCTGACGCGCACGGTGCCCGAGGCCCACTCCTCCCCCGAGCTGGAGGAGATCATCGAGTGGCTCGGCGAGACCGTGCGCCAGACCGACTCCTCGCTGCTGGACGAGTGGGAGGCGCTGGCCAACCCGGACGAGCACACTGCGGGTCTGGTCAGCCACGAGGAGGCCGCTCCTCCCCCGCGCCCGCTGAGCGCGCGCCGGGGTCCCTTCCGCGCGATGGTCCGCGGTGCGATGTGGCAGCGGGTGGACCAGGCCTCCCGCGACGACCTCAGCGCCTTGGCCGGCATCGAGAGCGCCGCGGCCGGGCTAGCCGACGACGGCCGCACCCCGGTCATGCGATACGAGGACTGGGACGTCGCGCTCGGCGACTACTGGGACGAGCACGATCGGATCGCAACCGACCAGGACGCCCGCGGACCCCATCACCTGCACATCGAGGAGGAGACCGGCCCGCCACCGGGAGTCGACGACACGAAGGACCCGCAGGACGTGCGGTTGTGGTTCGTGCGGCAGACGCTGGCCGACCCCGCGGGTGACCACGACTGGGTCATCGAGGCCACCGTCGACCTCGACGCCTCCGACCGGGTCGGTGAGGCCGTCGTGCTGGCCACCGCCCTGAGGCGACTGTGA
- a CDS encoding sensor histidine kinase: MSAEVVPRRRRPRLSRETIVAWIVLILFVTLLSVVIVVHETLHLTVTERANADVTQEVQEFRAFSRDGVDPKTSRPFTSAERLLQSYLSRQQPGADEMLVGYVGTEGAVTISRGAEAPTAQEYDLTRDQELLEQTARSSSGIHETPAGEMRWARAIVDVADGEDAVFLVTSFTGPAMVEVDRSTRMLVIASVSALLFAGVVSWIVAGRLLRPVRLVHAAAEEITEQDLTRRIDVGHDDVSGLASTFNRMLDRLEEAFRTEQRFVDDAGHELRTPITVIRGHLELMDDDPASRAVTMRVVTQELDRMSRIVTDLIALAKADRPDFIRPVEGVDVSMLTVALEAKISALADRRWRVDLIAEGEARLDADRVTQAVLQLAQNAVQHTADGDAITLTSQFTDDPELGPCLAISITDTGPGVDAADRERIFQRFTHGEPLDGRRHSGAGLGLAIVSAIADGHDGGVRVGGVPGEGAVFTLLIPDEQDHSSQDDLAPSTSED, encoded by the coding sequence ATGTCCGCTGAGGTGGTCCCGCGGCGGCGCCGGCCCCGGCTGTCCCGCGAGACGATCGTCGCGTGGATCGTGCTCATCCTCTTCGTCACCCTGCTCTCGGTCGTCATCGTCGTGCACGAGACCCTGCACCTGACCGTGACCGAGCGCGCCAACGCCGATGTCACGCAGGAGGTCCAGGAGTTTCGTGCCTTCAGCCGGGACGGTGTTGACCCGAAGACCTCGCGTCCCTTCACCTCGGCCGAACGGCTCCTGCAGTCCTACCTCTCCCGGCAGCAGCCCGGCGCCGACGAGATGCTCGTCGGCTACGTCGGCACCGAGGGCGCCGTGACCATCTCCCGAGGGGCCGAGGCGCCGACGGCCCAGGAGTACGACCTCACCCGGGACCAGGAGCTGCTCGAGCAGACAGCCCGGTCCTCCTCCGGGATCCACGAGACCCCGGCCGGTGAGATGCGGTGGGCCAGAGCCATCGTCGATGTCGCCGATGGCGAGGACGCCGTCTTCCTCGTGACGTCCTTCACCGGTCCGGCGATGGTGGAGGTTGATCGCTCGACCCGCATGCTCGTGATCGCCTCGGTGTCCGCCCTCCTCTTCGCGGGGGTGGTCTCCTGGATCGTCGCCGGTCGGCTGCTGCGCCCCGTGCGCCTCGTCCACGCGGCGGCCGAGGAGATCACCGAGCAGGACCTCACCCGTCGCATCGACGTCGGGCACGATGACGTGTCGGGCCTGGCCTCGACCTTCAACCGGATGCTCGACCGGCTCGAGGAGGCGTTCCGGACGGAGCAGCGTTTCGTCGACGATGCGGGCCACGAGTTGCGCACACCGATCACCGTCATCCGGGGGCATCTCGAGCTGATGGACGACGACCCCGCCTCGCGAGCGGTGACGATGCGCGTGGTCACCCAGGAGCTGGACCGGATGAGCCGGATCGTCACCGACCTGATCGCCCTGGCCAAGGCCGATCGTCCCGACTTCATCCGCCCTGTCGAGGGCGTGGACGTCTCCATGCTCACCGTCGCCCTCGAGGCCAAGATCTCGGCGCTGGCCGACCGGCGCTGGCGGGTGGACCTGATCGCCGAGGGCGAGGCCCGGCTGGATGCCGATCGGGTGACCCAGGCGGTGCTGCAGCTTGCGCAGAACGCCGTCCAGCACACCGCCGACGGCGACGCGATCACCCTGACCTCGCAGTTCACCGACGACCCGGAGCTGGGGCCCTGCCTGGCCATCAGCATCACCGACACCGGACCCGGTGTCGACGCGGCCGACCGGGAGCGCATCTTCCAGCGGTTCACCCACGGTGAGCCACTCGACGGCCGCCGCCACAGCGGTGCCGGCCTCGGGCTGGCCATCGTCAGCGCCATCGCGGACGGACATGATGGCGGTGTCCGGGTGGGCGGCGTGCCCGGGGAGGGCGCGGTCTTCACCCTCCTCATCCCGGACGAGCAGGACCACAGCAGCCAGGACGACCTGGCGCCGAGCACATCGGAGGACTAG
- a CDS encoding LysE/ArgO family amino acid transporter, with the protein MPTTALAGMLTGLALIVAIGAQNAFVMRQGLRREHVAQVVLICIAADATLILLGTAGVGVVVSSHPGLVQGVTWLGAAYLVGYGLLALRRAAAPGRLSVGAAPASRGSVVLTTLALTFLNPHVYLDTVLMLGSIANGFGDQRWAFAGGAVVGSIVWFTGLGLGARALAGPLGHPRTWRVVDGVIGVMMIALAVRLTTA; encoded by the coding sequence GTGCCGACCACTGCCCTCGCCGGGATGCTCACCGGCCTCGCCCTCATCGTCGCCATCGGCGCGCAGAACGCCTTCGTCATGCGGCAGGGCCTACGTCGGGAGCACGTGGCGCAGGTCGTGCTCATCTGCATCGCGGCCGACGCGACGCTCATCCTGCTCGGGACGGCGGGGGTCGGTGTCGTGGTCTCGTCCCACCCCGGCCTCGTGCAGGGGGTGACCTGGCTCGGCGCCGCCTACCTCGTCGGCTACGGCCTGCTCGCGCTGCGCCGGGCGGCCGCCCCCGGGCGCCTCTCCGTCGGCGCCGCCCCGGCCTCGCGAGGGTCGGTCGTGCTGACAACGCTCGCGCTGACCTTCCTCAACCCGCACGTCTACCTCGACACGGTGCTCATGCTGGGGTCGATCGCCAACGGCTTCGGCGACCAGCGCTGGGCCTTCGCCGGCGGTGCGGTGGTGGGCAGCATCGTGTGGTTCACCGGCCTCGGCCTCGGTGCGCGCGCCCTGGCCGGCCCACTCGGCCATCCCCGCACGTGGCGAGTGGTCGACGGGGTCATCGGGGTGATGATGATCGCCCTGGCGGTGCGGCTGACGACCGCCTGA
- a CDS encoding HD domain-containing protein, whose translation METLRSRWLADVSALGAEAGRELLLAEGTDLLDRWLEDHRSYHDAVHLAEVLAALDELHDAGELPSRDRHLAGLAAWFHDAVYDAAASAGANEESSAVLAEDHLPRLGLAEDDVGRVARLVRESATHEMTTDDPATKAFHDADLWILAAPAQRFDAYCHQVRLEYRQVRAMDYARGRTAVLTPFATRERLYLTDHAHEQWTRRARVNLTREIDRLAAPA comes from the coding sequence GTGGAGACCCTCCGGAGCAGGTGGCTCGCCGACGTCAGTGCCCTGGGCGCCGAGGCCGGGCGAGAACTCCTGCTCGCGGAGGGTACGGACCTGCTCGACCGCTGGCTGGAGGACCACCGCAGCTACCACGACGCGGTGCACCTGGCGGAGGTGCTCGCCGCCCTGGACGAGCTGCACGACGCGGGGGAGCTGCCATCGCGCGATCGTCACCTGGCCGGGTTGGCGGCGTGGTTCCACGACGCCGTCTACGACGCCGCTGCGTCCGCAGGAGCCAACGAGGAATCCTCGGCGGTGCTCGCCGAGGACCACCTGCCGCGGCTGGGCCTGGCGGAGGACGACGTCGGGCGGGTCGCCCGGCTGGTTCGCGAGAGCGCGACCCACGAGATGACGACGGATGACCCGGCGACCAAGGCCTTCCACGACGCGGACCTGTGGATCCTCGCAGCGCCCGCCCAGCGCTTCGACGCCTACTGCCACCAGGTGCGCTTGGAGTACCGGCAGGTGCGGGCCATGGACTACGCGAGGGGGCGGACCGCTGTGCTGACCCCCTTCGCCACACGCGAGCGGCTGTACCTCACCGACCACGCCCACGAGCAGTGGACGAGGCGCGCGCGGGTCAACCTCACCCGCGAGATCGACCGGCTCGCTGCGCCTGCGTGA
- a CDS encoding DUF4031 domain-containing protein — MILVDPPTWPGWGRTWSHLVSDDSIEELHDFAGRLGIPGRLFDEDHYDVPVERYDEVVAAGAVEVSGSQLIRRLLASGLRVTQAQRAGRSRG; from the coding sequence GTGATCCTCGTCGACCCACCCACGTGGCCCGGCTGGGGCCGCACGTGGAGCCATCTGGTCTCGGACGACTCGATCGAGGAGCTGCACGACTTCGCCGGGCGGCTCGGTATCCCCGGCCGGCTCTTCGACGAGGACCACTACGACGTGCCGGTCGAGCGCTACGACGAGGTCGTCGCGGCCGGGGCGGTCGAGGTCAGCGGGTCGCAGCTGATCCGCCGACTGCTCGCCAGTGGGCTGCGGGTCACGCAGGCGCAGCGAGCCGGTCGATCTCGCGGGTGA